The following are from one region of the Numida meleagris isolate 19003 breed g44 Domestic line unplaced genomic scaffold, NumMel1.0 unplaced_Scaffold303, whole genome shotgun sequence genome:
- the SYDE1 gene encoding rho GTPase-activating protein SYDE1, which produces MAEPLLRRTFSRLRGRDRPRRKKSDGKEREHPQPGPDPLADPEVSPVSPEPSASRKQNWARFSGRHPPPRAPQEGLEPSEQDVACSTPPSSADPPGEEPPELAEEADAAELGGPGRSPGHGAYLQSLERSSRHWVLSSGKAAGLDEVGGGTETEVGAGGSEGEIWYNPIPEDEDPPKPCREDGKGTAESPGARGVEEQAAGRSQACAKMPIPCVSSGTGLPSPSPPSSPGATKKGRSLSKVKSPGTVRRLSMKMKKLPELRRKLSLRSPRPRGQEGSTSPSDTRKESSNVISRYHLDTSVASLPRAKMASKAGYLSDGDSPELPAKTGARNEPEDGENGLDVAAFRPYSCGEPPRGGQHISGLVSVHLYGVRDLKPPRAETREVFCVLQVDAANRARTALLPCKAAFLGLNHTFNLELEGAQLLKVIVFSWDPSSCRNRLCCHGTVVLPHIFRGSRAQQLAVQLQPRGVLFSKFTLVEQWEGPGEHEPRVFGVELGQLVEREKTATKVPLLIQKCVAEIEKRGLKVVGLYRLCGSAAVKKELRDAFERDSAAVTLSEQLYPDINVITGILKDYLRELPTPLITPTLYHVVLEAMAKRPPRAPPGERDAVTLLDCLPDVEKATLTRLLDHLSLVASFHDFNRMNSQNIAVCFGPVLLTQSQEPRGRAGTVAVPRSYAHSEDIASAVDFKRHIEVLHYLLQAWPAPRSTPAPQVPPTPPRQPPLRLDLLDTAVVARHRPRGPESPPSNRYAGDWSICGHQLGGYDEVTSGDGDSRAARRRTLFVADFGLGDDPEAPFGPRLNLKDFDALILDLERELAKQINVCL; this is translated from the exons ATGGCGGAGCCGCTGCTGCGGAGAACCTTTTCTCGGTTACGGGGCCGGGATCGTCCACGCAGGAAGAAATCGGATGGCAAAGAGAGAG AGcacccccagcccggccccgaCCCATTGGCAGACCCCGAAGTGTCCCCGGTGTCCCCGGAGCCGTCAGCGTCCCGCAAGCAGAACTGGGCTCGCTTCTCCGGCCGTCATCCTCCTCCCAGAGCCCCCCAGGAGGGGCTGGAACCCAGCGAGCAGGATGTGGCCTGCAGCACCCCGCCGTCCTCTGCGGATCCACCCGGCGAGGAGCCCCcggagctggcagaggaggcGGATGCAGCTGAGCTCGGCGGTCCCGGTCGGAGCCCCGGGCACGGCGCTTATCTGCAGAGCCTGGAACGGAGCAGCCGGCACTGGGTGCTGTCCTCGGGGAAGGCAGCGGGGCTGGATGAGGTGGGTGGAGGCACCGAGACCGAGGTCGGAGCGGGAGGCAGCGAGGGGGAGATCTGGTACAACCCCATCCCCGAGGACGAGGACCCTCCGAAGCCGTGCAGGGAGGATGGCAAAGGGACGGCGGAGAGCCCCGGAGCCCGCGGCGTGGAGGAGCAGGCGGCTGGAAGGAGCCAGGCTTGTG CGAAGATGCCCATCCCCTGCGTGAGCTCGGGGACAGGGCTCCCGTCCCCGTCCCCCCCCTCCAGCCCCGGTGCCACCAAGAAGGGCCGCTCGCTCAGCAAGGTGAAGTCCCCGGGCACCGTGCGCCGTCTCTCCATGAAGATGAAGAAGCTCCCGGAGCTGCGGAGGAAGCTGAGCCTGCGCAGCCCTCGGCCGAGGGGACAGGAGGGCAGCACGTCCCCTTCCGACACCCGCAAGGAATCCAGCAACGTCATCAGCCGCTATCACCTCGACACCAGCGTGGCCTCGCTGCCTCGGGCCAAAATGGCCAGCAAAGCCGGCTACCTGAGCGACGGGGACTCGCCGGAGCTGCCGGCTAAAACCGGGGCGCGCAACGAACCCGAGGACGGGGAGAACGGGCTGGATGTGGCCGCTTTCCGGCCCTACAGCTGCGGGGAGCCGCCGCGGGGCGGGCAGCACATCTCCGGGTTGGTCAGCGTCCACCTCTACGGCGTGCGGGACCTGAAGCCGCCGCGCGCCGAAACGCGGGAGGTTTTCTGCGTGCTGCAGGTAGACGCGGCCAACCGGGCTCGCAcggccctgctgccctgcaagGCGGCTTTCCTGGGCCTCAACCACACCTTCAACCTGGAGCTGGAGGGCGCGCAGCTGCTCAAGGTGATCGTCTTCTCCTGGGACCCTTCCTCCTGCCGCAACCGCCTCTGCTGCCACGGCACCGTGGTGCTGCCCCACATCTTCCGAG GCAGCCGGGCCCAGCAGCTGGCCGTGCAGCTGCAGCCTCGCGGGGTCCTCTTCTCCAAGTTCACTTTGGTGGAGCAGTGGGAAGGCCCCGGCGAGCACGAGCCCCGCGTCTTCGGCGTGGAGCTGGGCCAGCTGGTGGAGCGGGAGAAGACGGCCACCAAGGTGCCCCTGCTCATCCAGAAGTGCGTGGCCGAGATCGAGAAACGGGGGCTGAAG GTGGTCGGGCTGTACCGCCTCTGCGGCTCGGCCGCCGTCAAGAAGGAGCTGCGCGACGCCTTCGAGAGGGACAGCGCGGCCGTGACGCTGTCGGAGCAGCTCTACCCCGACATCAACGTCATCACGG GGATCCTGAAGGATTACTTGCGGGAGCTGCCCACGCCGCTCATCACCCCTACGTTGTACCACGTCGTGCTGGAGGCCATGGCCAAGCGGCCCCCCCGGGCCCCCCCGGGCGAGCGGGATGCTGTCACCCTGCTCGACTGCCTGCCTGACGTCGAGAAG GCCACGCTGACACGACTCCTGGACCACCTCAGCTTGGTGGCCTCTTTCCACGACTTCAACCGCATGAACTCGCAGAACATCGCCGTCTGCTTCGGGCCGGTGCTGCTCACCCAGAGCCAGGAACCCCGGGGCCGGGCTGGCACCGTCGCCGTCCCCCGCAGCTACGCCCACAGCGAGGACATCGCCAGCGCCGTCGACTTCAAGAGGCACATCGAGGTGCTGCACTACCTGCTGCAGGCCTGGCCGG CTCCACGTTCCACCCCGGCCCCCCAAGTGCCACCCACCCCACCGCGGCAGCCGCCGCTGCGCCTGGACCTGCTGGACACGGCCGTGGTGGCCCGCCACCGCCCCCGGGGACCCGAGAGCCCCCCCAGCAACCGCTACGCCGGCGACTGGAGCATCTGCGGCCACCAGCTGGGGGGTTACGACGAGGTGACAAGCGGCGACGGCGACAGCCGGGCCGCTCGCCGGAGGACCCTGTTCGTGGCCGATTTTGGTCTCGGCGACGATCCCGAAGCGCCCTTCGGCCCCCGGCTCAACCTCAAAGACTTCGACGCCCTCATCCTCGACCTCGAGCGGGAGCTCGCCAAGCAGATCAACGTCTGCCTGTGA